In Paludibacter propionicigenes WB4, the genomic window TTGATTTGATCGAGCAAGCTGCTGCCTACTGTGCCAATTCCAACAACAAATATATTGAGTACCTGATATTCAGACAAGAAGAATGAATCGTGAATTACGTTCAATGCCTTGCGTAACGATTTACGATCGGTGACAAATGAAATGTTAGTTTCAGATGCTCCCTGAGCACAAGCTACTACATTTATACCATTCCGTCCCAGCGTTCCAAAGAGTTTTCCGGCAATACCTGGAGTCCGTTTCATATTATCTCCAACAATAGCAACTGTAGCTAAATCATCCTCAGAGAAGATTTCATTGATTTCTCCCTGAGCAATTTCATAAGCAAACTCTTTTCTTAAGACCTCAACAGCCAGCGTACTGTCAGCATTGCGCACTCCGATAGAGGTGGTGTTTTCAGACGAAGCCTGCGAAACAAGGAATACGCTGATGCCGTTTTTAGCCAAAACACGGAAAATCCGGTAGTTTACACCGATAACACCTACCATACCAAGTCCCTGTACTGTAATCAGCGAAGTGTCATTAATAGACGAAATTCCTTTAATGGCTTTGCCAATTTCACCTGTTTTCTCACGGGAGATATAGGTTCCTTCTGCTTCAGGATTGAAGGTGTTTTTTATTTTTACGGGAATATTTTGATGAAAAACAGGGAAAATTGTAGGAGGATAAATTACCTTAGCTCCAAAGTTACAAAGTTCCATAGCTTCTATGAAACTCAGTTTTTCAATTACATAAGCATTATTTATGATACGTGGATCGGCAGTCATAAAACCATCCACATCACTCCAGATTTCGAGGATGGATGCTTTGAGAGCAGAAGCAATAATGGCTGCTGTATAGTCGGAGCCACCCCGGCCTAAATTAGTGATAAAGTTGGTATTAGCATCGGTAGAAATGAAACCTCCGCAAACAGAAATTTCATGTAAATTGCTGAATGTTTCACCTATCAGTACGTTTGTCTTTTCGAAATCGACAATGTGCTTATCAAACTGATTTTCAGTTTTTACGAACTCTTTAGAGTCGAAATGAACAGCTCCTTCGATGGCATGCGTTACAATTATGGACGAAATAGATTCGCCATAACTAACTATAGTATCAATAATCTTGGTGGAAATATCTTTAATAAGATAAACTCCGCGAAAGATATTGGATAAGTCGACAAATTGTAATTTTATCAGATTAACGACCTCTTCTTTTTTGCTTTCAGGAATAACGCCCTCAATAACTTCTAAATGGCGCGTAAGCATTTGATCGTATTCCGTAAGATAAGATTTATCACCATCGCAAGCTAATTTTGCAACTTTATAAAGTTGATCCGTCACGCCCGAAAGAGCAGAAACAACTACAATTACAGGCTCACTCTGTGCCTCAACAATTTTCTTTACACTTAGAATTCCTTTGACCGAACCTACGGATGTTCCGCCGAATTTTAATACTTTCATCGTTACGAGTAATGTTAAATTTATCTTATCCTTTTACAGCACGCAAAATTAGCAATTTTAGTCGATTAATTAGTGCTTTTCCCCAATTTTAGAAGAAAGTGTTGCATCTTTCCAAAAATTGAACTACTTTTGCAGCGCTTTAGAAATGAAAGCAAGGATTGGTCTGGTAGCTCAGCTGGATAGAGCAACGCCCTTCTAAGGCGTGGGTCATGAGTTCGAATCTCATCCGGATCACGAAAAAACCGTTTTGAATCTTTTGATTCAAAACGGTTTTTTTATTATCTGATTTTTTGCTATTATTCTTCTGAAATTTTGCTTGTTATTAAAAAGAAGCTTGTATTTTTGTTGTAAAATAATTTTACAATGAAAAAGGGTTGTATACTGGTTGTCGATGACAATAAAAATGTGCTAAGTGCTTTGCGGATATTGCTTGAAAGCTATTTCCAGAAAGTGATTTTACTGAACTCTCCCAATACACTGGTTTCCCAGTTGAATGATAATCGCCCGGATGTGATTTTGCTTGATATGAATTTTTCTGCCGGTATCAATTCCGGAAATGAAGGATTATACTGGTTGTCGGAAATTAAAAAGTTTGATGCCGAACTTCCCGTTGTCCTGTTTACTGCTTATGCTGATATTGATTTAGCGGTAAGTGCGTTGAAACAAGGAGCCAGCGATTTTGTAGTAAAACCCTGGGATAATGCAAAATTAGTTGCAACTCTCCAATCGGCCTATTCCCTTCGTCAGTCGCGTAAAGAAGTAAAGCAGTTGCGCGAGAAACAAACGGTTATTAATCGGGAATTAAACAGGGATAAAGCTTTCTGTTGGGGACAATCCGAGACTATGCGGGAGCTTCGTAGCTTACTAAGCAAGGTTGCTAAAACAGATGCCAGTATTCTCATTACCGGTGAAAATGGAACCGGAAAGGAAGTGATTGCCCGCGAGATTCATCGCTTGTCGGTGCGTAGTGAAGAGGTTTTGGTAACTGTTGATATGGGAGCCGTAAGCGAAACTTTGTTTGAAAGCGAGTTGTTTGGGCACGTAAAAGGTTCTTTTACCGATGCCCGTACCGACAGAGCCGGAAAGTTTGAAGCCGCCGATGGGGGAACACTTTTTCTGGATGAAATTGGAAATTTGAACTATGCATTACAGGCTAAATTGCTGAGTGTAATCCAATCCCGGCAAGTGGTTAGGGTGGGGGATAACAAACCGATTCCGGTGGATATCCGGCTGATTTGTGCCACTAACCGCAATTTGGAGCAATCGGTACTAAACGGTGAGTTTCGCGAAGATCTGCTTTATCGGGTTAATACGATACATCTGGAAGTTCCGGCACTGCGCGATCGATCTGAAGATATTCCTGAACTGGCAGAGTTTTTCCTTCTGAAATATAGCGGCAAATATGATAAAAAAGGCTTGACACTGAGTAAAAATGCGATTCAAAAATTGAAAGAATATGCCTGGCCGGGTAATGTGCGTGAATTACAACATGCCATGGAGAAAGCCGTGATACTTTGTGACGGAACAGAATTGCAGGCAGACGATTTTTACCTACGGAAGCAGGAAAAGAAGAGCCCAAAGCTGGCAAATATGAGCCTTGAAGATGCCGAAAAGATGCTGATAGAGAATTCTATTGTAAAAAACAACGGAAATATGTCGGCTGTTGCCATCGAACTGGGCATTACCCGCCCTACGCTCTACAGTAAAATAAAAAAATACGATTTGTAAAAGTATTATGTTTAAATCTATTCAATACAGACTTCTTACGTTTACTGTTTTGTTGATGCTTGCGGTGGCGGCCTTGACTTATTTCACGGTAAGAGGGGAAGTGTCATTTGCCATTATAAGTGGAATAGCTACCATTATTTGCTTGTACAACATGCATCAACATTATAAAAAGTTCAACAGCAATGTGCTTTTCTTGCTTAATGCGTTGGATAATGGGGATTATTCATTCCATTTTTCGGAGGATAAATTGTCGCGACGGGAAAAGGAGCTGAACGTGATGCTAAATCGTATTAAGGAAATCTTGGTTGGTGCACGCAAGGAGGTGGTGGAAAATGAAAAGTTCCTGAGCTTAATTATTGAAAGTGTATCTACGGGGATTATCATTATGGACGAAAAAGGGCATGTGCAAACGGTGAATCAATCGGCACTGGACCTGATGGGTTTACCGGTCTTTACACATATCAATCAGCTAAGCAATGTCAATGAAGCTTTTCCGGATTTGTTTCGGAATCTACGGGTGGGCGATAATCCCCGCATTGAGGTGAGCAATGAGCGTGAGGAAATGCAGGTGAGTCTGAGCTTATCGGAAATTGTCATTAAACGCGGACGGATGAAAGTAATTACGCTCAACAATATTGGCAATGAGCTGGAAGCAAAAGAAATGGAGTCGTGGATCAGGCTGATACGGGTGATGACGCACGAAATTATGAACTCCATTGCGCCTATTACTTCGTTGAGTGAGACTTTACTTACATTGCATAATATGCCGGAGAACGATTCATCGGAAGAAGATTTACGGTTGAACACCATCGAGGCTTTCGAAACGATTCATTCCACGGCCAAAGGCTTGTTGTCGTTTGTGGATTCGTACCGTAAATTTACGGCCATTCCCAAACCAAACATTCGATCTTTTGAGGTAAAACCGCTGATAGATAAAATTCTTCATTTGGAAGAAAAATGTATCAACGAAAAGAATATTCAGGTAGAACTGCGGGAGGCCGACGAACATACCGAATGGCTGGCTGACGAAAAACTGATTACGCAAGTGCTGGTAAATCTGGTGAAAAATGCTGTGGAGGCTATTACTGATACCGAACTTAAAAGGATACGCATCAGCATAAATCGCCTAGCTGACGGGAAGGTACAGGTGGAAGTGAGTAACACCGGCAACCCAATTCCAAAGGAAGTGCTTCCACATATTTTTATCCCGTTTTTTACCACCAAAGACTCCGGAACCGGTATTGGTTTGAGTATCTCACGCTATATTATGCGTTTGCATGGTGGTAAGTTAACTCATACCACTTCAGCCGAAGGATGGACGGTGTTTACTGTGATGAGTTGACGGTTGATCACTAATTAGCGATATTTAGTCGCTTCGGAGTGGCCTCAGATCGCAACTTAATCTAAATAATAGATAGAGTAAAACCGCAGAAATCGTAAATACCCAACGTAAATGTATTTGGCAAAGAAGATTATTATTCGGATGTTGAACCGAAGTAATTCATTTTATTTTGAGTTTTACTATTTCTGCGGTTATATTTTAAAAGCGCAGAGTTTACATCTTGCTTTCCACTTCCGACACAATCTGACCATCGAACAGGTTGATGACCCGGTGTGCAAAGGTAGAATCGTGTTGCGAGTGTGTCACCATCACGATGGTAGTTCCTTCTTTATTTAGCTCGGACAGCAGGCTCATCACATCTTTTCCGTTTTTCGAATCCAGATTTCCGGTCGGCTCATCGGCCAAAATCAGTTTTGGGTTAGCCACCACTGCCCGGGCAATGGCCACACGCTGTTGCTGTCCACCGGAGAGTTGATTTGGAAAATGCTTGGCACGGTGACTGATGTTCATACGTTTCAAAGCCTCTTCCACGCGTTGTTTACGTTCCGATGCCTTTACTTTCAGGTAAACCAGAGGTAGTTCCACATTTTCATATACATTCATTTCTTCAATCAGGTTAAAGCTCTGAAATACGAACCCGATATTGCCTTTACGCATGTCGGTACGCTGTTTCTCTTTCAAATGTCCCACTTCGGTGTCGGCCAAAAAGTATTCGCCCGAAGTCGGGTTGTCTAATAGTCCAAGGATGTTCAGCAGGGTTGATTTCCCGC contains:
- the thrA gene encoding bifunctional aspartate kinase/homoserine dehydrogenase I, whose amino-acid sequence is MKVLKFGGTSVGSVKGILSVKKIVEAQSEPVIVVVSALSGVTDQLYKVAKLACDGDKSYLTEYDQMLTRHLEVIEGVIPESKKEEVVNLIKLQFVDLSNIFRGVYLIKDISTKIIDTIVSYGESISSIIVTHAIEGAVHFDSKEFVKTENQFDKHIVDFEKTNVLIGETFSNLHEISVCGGFISTDANTNFITNLGRGGSDYTAAIIASALKASILEIWSDVDGFMTADPRIINNAYVIEKLSFIEAMELCNFGAKVIYPPTIFPVFHQNIPVKIKNTFNPEAEGTYISREKTGEIGKAIKGISSINDTSLITVQGLGMVGVIGVNYRIFRVLAKNGISVFLVSQASSENTTSIGVRNADSTLAVEVLRKEFAYEIAQGEINEIFSEDDLATVAIVGDNMKRTPGIAGKLFGTLGRNGINVVACAQGASETNISFVTDRKSLRKALNVIHDSFFLSEYQVLNIFVVGIGTVGSSLLDQIKKQQQKLMSQNGLKLNVVGIASSKKMLFNRDGINLENFKNELLSKGVDASPKLIGQEIVNMNIFNSVFVDCTANNDISELYQILLENNISVVTANKIAASSAFENYSNLKETARRRGVKFLFETNVGAGLPIINTMNNLINSGDHILKLEAVLSGTLNFIFNTLSSEVPLSKAILMAKEAGFAEPDPRIDLSGKDVIRKLVILAREAGYKVEQADVLKNLFIPDKYLSGNLEDFWKSVPELDGEFESKRQTLAAQNKRWRFVATMEKGNCKVGLQEVDNMHPFYDLQGSNNIILITTERYNEFPMMIKGYGAGAGVTAAGVFSDIMSIANIR
- a CDS encoding sigma-54-dependent transcriptional regulator gives rise to the protein MKKGCILVVDDNKNVLSALRILLESYFQKVILLNSPNTLVSQLNDNRPDVILLDMNFSAGINSGNEGLYWLSEIKKFDAELPVVLFTAYADIDLAVSALKQGASDFVVKPWDNAKLVATLQSAYSLRQSRKEVKQLREKQTVINRELNRDKAFCWGQSETMRELRSLLSKVAKTDASILITGENGTGKEVIAREIHRLSVRSEEVLVTVDMGAVSETLFESELFGHVKGSFTDARTDRAGKFEAADGGTLFLDEIGNLNYALQAKLLSVIQSRQVVRVGDNKPIPVDIRLICATNRNLEQSVLNGEFREDLLYRVNTIHLEVPALRDRSEDIPELAEFFLLKYSGKYDKKGLTLSKNAIQKLKEYAWPGNVRELQHAMEKAVILCDGTELQADDFYLRKQEKKSPKLANMSLEDAEKMLIENSIVKNNGNMSAVAIELGITRPTLYSKIKKYDL
- a CDS encoding sensor histidine kinase; this translates as MFKSIQYRLLTFTVLLMLAVAALTYFTVRGEVSFAIISGIATIICLYNMHQHYKKFNSNVLFLLNALDNGDYSFHFSEDKLSRREKELNVMLNRIKEILVGARKEVVENEKFLSLIIESVSTGIIIMDEKGHVQTVNQSALDLMGLPVFTHINQLSNVNEAFPDLFRNLRVGDNPRIEVSNEREEMQVSLSLSEIVIKRGRMKVITLNNIGNELEAKEMESWIRLIRVMTHEIMNSIAPITSLSETLLTLHNMPENDSSEEDLRLNTIEAFETIHSTAKGLLSFVDSYRKFTAIPKPNIRSFEVKPLIDKILHLEEKCINEKNIQVELREADEHTEWLADEKLITQVLVNLVKNAVEAITDTELKRIRISINRLADGKVQVEVSNTGNPIPKEVLPHIFIPFFTTKDSGTGIGLSISRYIMRLHGGKLTHTTSAEGWTVFTVMS
- a CDS encoding ABC transporter ATP-binding protein produces the protein MIKINDLQKSFRTEEIETVALNGVSLHVAEGEFIAIMGPSGCGKSTLLNILGLLDNPTSGEYFLADTEVGHLKEKQRTDMRKGNIGFVFQSFNLIEEMNVYENVELPLVYLKVKASERKQRVEEALKRMNISHRAKHFPNQLSGGQQQRVAIARAVVANPKLILADEPTGNLDSKNGKDVMSLLSELNKEGTTIVMVTHSQHDSTFAHRVINLFDGQIVSEVESKM